A genomic window from Buteo buteo chromosome 13, bButBut1.hap1.1, whole genome shotgun sequence includes:
- the PLEKHO2 gene encoding pleckstrin homology domain-containing family O member 2: MEQDTKEEVSEKPKSAPTAEKYGWIKKSSGGLLGLWKDRYIQLRKTQLVVYEDEDEQKCIETVELESYDKCQELRALLKKKNRFILIRSPGKKVHDIKFQAPTLEEKESWIKALNEGINRGKNKVFDEVKVDESLSLDHVTRDRVKMTHGRRPPTRSHLKEAAKSTSDGILRLDLDIVDNGPPNFDSTIRESDNAPPRKETPKPPMPPTKPTGAKENQDAENSLPEQEHKKPLSPLLPPDKKLKEGIASKDNVNAKEEDSVGPEENVEGSQAPNEENKENLIDVSNRGIAKAPIPPPKSVPDKLKVAWDQPVPEPENTEDLKSSGDSSKDNLAEIATADVTKPPVPPKVLSEKMLATMNSSHGDLEAGDWEDLESGSSKPPVNGIAAGEVAEVTSPTAETEEGNGRTSAEKEEQTSAEETETSLATETGHESVKGTIEKQGSVESASGLKLRSSSLGDLLSDSKNTQRAPPGQGFPKDSHQHLAKMEEKVANEREKAEKLLQKVLRQGLEKAQEGNGPPVMAETLLNEAVEQLRQATQVLQEIKGLGELKKEATQKQKEKQKDLVTLYRRSAP, from the exons aTGGAGCAA GATACAAAGGAGGAGGTCTCAGAGAAACCAAAGTCTGCTCCAACCGCAGAGAAGTACGGCTGGATTAAGAAAAGCAGTGGGGGACTCCTGGGATTGTGGAAGGATCGTTACATCCAGCTACGGAAAACACAGCTCGTGGTCTATGAGGATGAG GATGAACAGAAGTGCATAGAAACAGTGGAACTGGAGAGTTATGACAAGTGCCAGGAACTGCGTGCgctactaaaaaagaaaaaccgtTTCATTTTAATCCGCTCCCCGGGTAAGAAG GTTCATGATATCAAATTTCAAGCTCCaactttggaagaaaaggaatcGTGGATAAAAGCGCTTAATGAAGGGATCAATAGAGGCAAAAACAAAGTATTTGATGAG GTAAAAGTAGATGAGAGCCTTTCCTTGGACCACGTAACTCGGGACAGAGTGAAAATGACCCATGGACGCAGGCCACCCACAAGAAGTCACCTGAAGGAG GCTGCCAAGTCTACATCAGATGGTATCCTGCGACTAGATCTGGATATAGTAGACAACGGACCGCCAAACTTTGATTCCACTATCAGGGAAAGTGACAATGCACCACCTCGGAAGGAAACTCCCAAGCCACCTATGCCACCTACAAAACCCACTGGcgcaaaagaaaaccaagatgCAGAGAACAGTCTTCCTGAGCAGGAACATAAAAAACCTCTGTCTCCTCTGTTGCCTCCAGATAAGAAGCTTAAGGAAGGCATAGCATCAAAGGACAATGTAAATGCCAAGGAAGAGGACTCTGTAGGCCCAGAGGAGAATGTGGAAGGATCCCAAGCACCAAATGAGGAGAACAAAGAGAACCTCATTGACGTCAGCAACAGGGGCATAGCAAAAGCTCCAATTCCTCCTCCTAAGAGCGTGCCAGACAAGCTAAAAGTAGCTTGGgaccagccagtccctgagcctgaaaacacagaagactTGAAATCGTCAGGAGATAGTAGCAAAGACAACCTTGCTGAGATTGCAACTGCAGATGTTACAAAGCCCCCTGTTCCTCCTAAGGTCCTGTCAGAAAAAATGCTAGCCACAATGAACTCCAGCCATGGTGACCTGGAAGCTGGTGACTGGGAAGACCTGGAGTCTGGCAGCTCCAAGCCCCCAGTGAACGGGATCGCAGCCGGTGAGGTAGCAGAGGTCACATCCCCAACAGCTGAAACtgaagaaggaaatgggagaacCTCTGCTGAGAAGGAAGAGCAAACTTCAGCAGAAGAGACAGAGACTTCCTTAGCTACAGAAACAGGCCATGAGAGTGTCAAAGGAACTATTGAGAAGCAAGGGTCTGTAGAAAGTGCTTCAGGTCTCAAACTTCGCAGTTCTTCTCTGGGAGACTTGCTGTCTGATTCCAAAAATACACAGAGAGCACCTCCAGGCCAAGGTTTCCCGAAGGATTCCCATCAACACTTAGCTAAAATGGAGGAGAAAGTTGctaatgaaagggaaaaggcagaaaaacttCTGCAGAAGGTTTTACGTCAAGGGTTGGAAAAGGCCCAGGAGGGGAATGGACCCCCAGTGATGGCAGAGACATTACTGAATGAGGCAGTAGAACAACTTCGGCAAGCTACACAagttttgcaagaaataaaaggtcttggagaactgaaaaaagaagcaacacagaaacagaaagaaaagcaaaaggatcTAGTGACTCTTTATAGGAGAAGTGCTCCCTGA